CCACATGCCGCCGCCCTCCAGCCCATCACCGGTGACGTCGGGTGCGGGCCGATCCCCGGCGAGGCCCCCCTGCCCCGCCCCGTTGCGGCCGCCGTCGAGCCCGGCCCGCTCGAGCGCCGCACCCCAGGCCGCCGCCCCCGTCTCCCCCTCGGCCCGGATCGTCCAGCCCCCCTTCGAGGCCACCACCAGCCGCACCAAACGCCCGTCGGCCGACGCCAGCCCCGCCTCTTCGGCACTCCAGCCCCACCGCCCGAGCTGGATTAGCCCGGCGTGGGCCAGCGGCAGGGTCGTGCAGGTCATCGTCCAGTACGCTCATGGCCTCGTCCCCACCCTCACCAGCGGCCGCAGCCGCTCCAGCGTCTTCAACCCGATCCCCTTCACCTCGACCAGCTCCTCGACCGACCGATACGGCCGCCGCTCGATGATGCGGGCCGCCAGTGTCGGGCCGATGCCCGGCAGCGCCTCCAGCTCTGCCAGGCCACCTCTACCCCGCCCCCGGCCTATGGCCCGGCCCGGCCCGGCCCGGCCAGCCCCTCCCCTACCCTAGCCAC
The Tautonia plasticadhaerens DNA segment above includes these coding regions:
- a CDS encoding ComEA family DNA-binding protein yields the protein MGRGRGRGGLAELEALPGIGPTLAARIIERRPYRSVEELVEVKGIGLKTLERLRPLVRVGTRP